A window of Pseudomonas mucidolens contains these coding sequences:
- the pyk gene encoding pyruvate kinase encodes MTPDKKVKILATLGPATDDIDDIRDLVEAGVNIFRLNFSHGDHADHAQRYAWIRQVERQLNYPLGILMDLQGPKLRVGRFAEGKVQLVRGQALRLDLDTTPGDQRRVNLPHPEIIAALEPGMDLLLDDGKLRLRVTHKYNDAIDTTVLNGGELSDRKGVNVPQALLELSPLTAKDRRDLSFGLELGVDWVALSFVQRPEDIREARDLIGDKAFLMAKIEKPSAVQRLQEIAELSDAIMVARGDLGVEVPAESVPQIQKDIITTCRQLGKPVVVATQMLESMRFSPAPTRAEVTDVANAVAEGADAVMLSAETASGEYPLEAVQMMSKIIRQVENGPDYATQLDVSRPKADATVSDAISCAIRRISSILPVAVLVNYSESGTSTLRAARERPAVPILNLTPNLCTARRLSVAWGVHSVVNDRLRQVDEVCSTALEIAQAQGMAERGDTLVITAGVPFGQPGSTNSLRIETLI; translated from the coding sequence ATGACGCCTGACAAGAAAGTCAAAATCCTCGCCACCCTGGGGCCTGCCACCGACGACATTGATGACATCCGCGATCTGGTCGAGGCTGGGGTCAACATTTTTCGCCTGAACTTCAGCCACGGCGACCACGCCGATCATGCCCAGCGTTATGCGTGGATTCGCCAGGTCGAACGGCAACTGAACTATCCCCTGGGCATCCTCATGGATTTGCAGGGGCCGAAGCTGCGGGTCGGCCGCTTTGCCGAGGGCAAGGTGCAACTGGTGCGTGGCCAGGCCTTGCGCCTGGACCTGGATACGACGCCCGGTGATCAGCGGCGGGTCAACCTGCCCCATCCGGAAATCATCGCGGCCCTTGAACCAGGTATGGACCTGCTGCTGGACGACGGCAAGCTGCGCCTGCGAGTCACCCACAAATACAACGACGCCATCGACACCACCGTACTCAATGGCGGAGAACTGTCCGACCGCAAAGGTGTAAACGTCCCACAGGCTTTATTGGAGCTGAGCCCATTGACCGCCAAGGATCGGCGCGATCTGAGTTTCGGCCTGGAGTTGGGTGTGGACTGGGTCGCGCTGTCCTTTGTGCAACGCCCGGAAGACATTCGCGAAGCCCGCGATCTGATCGGCGACAAAGCCTTCCTGATGGCCAAGATCGAGAAACCCTCGGCCGTGCAACGTTTGCAGGAAATTGCCGAGTTGAGTGATGCGATCATGGTCGCCCGAGGTGACCTGGGCGTAGAGGTCCCGGCCGAAAGCGTGCCGCAGATTCAAAAAGACATCATCACCACCTGCCGCCAGCTGGGTAAACCGGTGGTCGTCGCCACGCAGATGCTCGAATCCATGCGATTCTCGCCCGCACCGACTCGCGCCGAAGTCACCGACGTGGCCAACGCCGTGGCCGAAGGCGCCGACGCAGTGATGCTCTCGGCGGAAACCGCTTCGGGAGAATACCCACTGGAGGCCGTGCAGATGATGAGCAAAATTATCCGCCAGGTAGAGAACGGTCCGGACTACGCGACCCAACTCGATGTCAGCCGGCCCAAGGCCGATGCCACGGTGTCCGACGCCATCAGCTGCGCGATCCGCCGTATCAGCAGCATTCTGCCGGTGGCAGTGCTGGTCAACTACAGCGAGTCCGGCACCTCCACGCTGCGCGCAGCGCGGGAGCGCCCGGCGGTGCCGATCCTCAACCTGACACCGAACCTCTGCACCGCCCGCCGCTTGAGCGTGGCCTGGGGTGTACATTCGGTGGTCAATGACCGCTTGCGACAAGTCGATGAGGTGTGTTCCACGGCACTGGAAATTGCCCAGGCCCAAGGGATGGCAGAGCGCGGCGATACGTTGGTGATCACGGCGGGCGTGCCGTTCGGCCAGCCAGGTTCGACCAACTCGTTGCGTATCGAAACGTTGATTTAG
- a CDS encoding 2-hydroxy-3-oxopropionate reductase, whose translation MAKIGFIGTGIMGQPMAANLQKAGHQLFLSEHHGKAPEPLIAAGAVALATPQQVAQEAEFIIVMVPDTPQVDDVLFREDGVAAGLSPNKVVIDMSSISPTATKAFAAKINQAGAQYLDAPVSGGEVGATAGTLSIMVGGEPGTFERALPLFQSMGKNITLVGGNGDGQTAKVANQIIVALNIQAVAEALLFASKNGADPAKVREALMGGFASSKILEVHGERMIKGTFDPGFRINLHQKDLNLALAGAKELGINLPNTAGTQQVFSTCNALGGGNWDHSALIKGLEHMANFSIRDK comes from the coding sequence ATGGCTAAAATCGGATTTATCGGCACCGGCATCATGGGTCAACCCATGGCCGCCAATCTGCAGAAAGCAGGTCACCAACTGTTTCTTTCCGAACATCACGGCAAGGCGCCTGAGCCACTGATCGCCGCCGGTGCCGTGGCCCTGGCCACCCCGCAGCAGGTGGCTCAGGAAGCCGAGTTCATCATCGTCATGGTACCTGACACCCCGCAGGTCGATGACGTGCTGTTCCGCGAAGACGGCGTTGCCGCAGGTTTGTCACCGAACAAAGTGGTGATCGACATGAGTTCGATCTCGCCGACCGCCACCAAAGCCTTCGCTGCAAAAATCAACCAGGCCGGCGCGCAGTACCTCGATGCGCCAGTGTCCGGGGGAGAAGTCGGCGCCACGGCCGGGACCTTGAGCATCATGGTCGGCGGCGAACCGGGCACCTTCGAGCGCGCCTTGCCGCTGTTCCAGAGCATGGGCAAGAACATCACCCTGGTGGGCGGCAACGGCGACGGCCAGACCGCCAAGGTGGCGAACCAGATCATCGTCGCCCTGAATATCCAGGCCGTGGCCGAAGCGTTGTTGTTCGCCTCGAAAAACGGTGCGGACCCAGCCAAGGTGCGTGAAGCGCTGATGGGGGGATTTGCCTCGTCGAAGATTCTGGAAGTGCATGGAGAACGGATGATCAAGGGCACCTTTGATCCCGGTTTCCGCATCAACCTGCACCAGAAGGACCTGAACCTGGCCCTGGCCGGCGCCAAGGAACTGGGAATCAACCTACCCAACACGGCTGGCACCCAGCAAGTCTTCAGTACCTGCAACGCGCTCGGTGGCGGCAACTGGGACCACTCGGCGCTGATCAAGGGGCTGGAGCATATGGCGAACTTCTCGATTCGCGACAAGTAA
- the gcl gene encoding glyoxylate carboligase codes for MSKMRAIEAAVLVMRREGVDTAFGIPGAAINPLYSALNKVGGIDHVLARHVEGASHMAEGYTRTKAGNIGVCIGTSGPAGTDMVTGLYSASADSIPILCITGQAPRARMHKEDFQAVDITSIVKPVTKWATTVLEPGQVPYAFQKAFYEMRSGRPGPVLIDLPFDVQMAEIEFDIEAYQPLPLAKPLATRVQVEKALAMLDQAERPLLVSGGGVINADASELLVEFAELTGIPVIPTLMGWGTIADDHPLMVGMVGLQTSHRYGNATMLKSDVVLGIGNRWANRHTGSVEVYTEGRKFIHVDIEPTQIGRVFTPDLGIVSDAGAALTMFIEVAREWKAAGKLKDRGAWLNDCQQRKATLHRKTHFDNVPVKPQRVYEEMNQVFGKDTCYVSTIGLSQIAGAQFLHVYKPRHWINCGQAGPLGWTIPAALGVVKADPSRKVVALSGDYDFQFMIEELAVGAQFKLPYIHVVVNNSYLGLIRQAQRGFEMDYCVQLSFDNLNAPELNGYGVDHVAVAEGLGCKALRVFEPGQIQPALRRAQEMIEEFKVPVIVEIILERVTNISMGTEINAVNEFEDLALVGNDAPTAISLLD; via the coding sequence ATGAGCAAAATGAGAGCAATCGAAGCCGCCGTCCTGGTGATGCGCCGTGAAGGGGTCGATACCGCCTTTGGCATTCCGGGCGCTGCGATCAACCCGTTGTACTCGGCCTTGAACAAGGTCGGCGGCATCGATCACGTCCTCGCTCGCCACGTGGAAGGCGCTTCGCATATGGCCGAGGGCTACACCCGCACCAAGGCCGGCAATATCGGCGTGTGCATCGGTACTTCGGGTCCGGCGGGTACCGACATGGTCACCGGCCTGTACAGCGCTTCGGCGGATTCGATTCCGATCCTGTGCATCACCGGGCAAGCACCACGAGCGCGTATGCACAAGGAAGATTTCCAGGCAGTCGACATCACCAGCATCGTCAAGCCGGTGACCAAATGGGCGACCACCGTGCTGGAACCCGGCCAGGTGCCGTATGCGTTCCAGAAGGCCTTTTATGAAATGCGCTCCGGCCGTCCGGGTCCGGTGCTGATCGACTTGCCATTCGATGTGCAAATGGCCGAGATCGAGTTCGATATCGAGGCCTATCAGCCGCTGCCCCTGGCCAAGCCGCTGGCGACCCGTGTCCAGGTCGAGAAAGCCCTCGCCATGCTGGATCAAGCCGAGCGCCCGCTGCTGGTCAGCGGTGGCGGCGTGATCAATGCCGACGCCAGCGAACTGCTGGTGGAATTCGCCGAACTGACGGGTATCCCGGTGATCCCGACGCTGATGGGTTGGGGCACCATCGCCGACGATCATCCGCTGATGGTGGGCATGGTCGGTCTGCAAACTTCGCACCGCTATGGCAATGCCACAATGCTCAAGTCGGACGTGGTGCTGGGCATCGGCAACCGCTGGGCCAACCGCCACACAGGATCGGTCGAGGTTTACACCGAAGGTCGAAAATTCATCCACGTGGACATTGAACCTACGCAAATCGGTCGCGTATTCACCCCCGACCTGGGTATCGTTTCCGACGCAGGTGCAGCACTGACGATGTTTATCGAAGTCGCCCGTGAGTGGAAAGCCGCCGGCAAGCTCAAGGACCGCGGCGCCTGGCTCAACGACTGCCAACAGCGCAAAGCCACCCTGCACCGCAAGACCCACTTCGACAACGTGCCGGTCAAGCCGCAACGGGTGTACGAAGAGATGAACCAGGTGTTCGGCAAAGACACCTGCTACGTCAGCACCATCGGTCTGTCACAGATTGCCGGCGCGCAGTTCCTGCACGTCTACAAACCTCGGCACTGGATCAACTGCGGCCAGGCCGGTCCATTGGGCTGGACCATCCCGGCAGCGTTGGGTGTGGTCAAGGCTGATCCGAGCCGCAAAGTGGTGGCATTGTCCGGTGACTACGACTTCCAGTTCATGATCGAAGAACTGGCAGTGGGTGCGCAGTTCAAGCTGCCGTATATCCACGTGGTGGTGAACAACTCGTACCTGGGACTGATCCGTCAGGCGCAGCGCGGGTTTGAAATGGACTACTGTGTACAACTGTCCTTCGATAACCTCAATGCGCCGGAACTCAACGGTTATGGCGTCGACCACGTAGCAGTCGCCGAAGGGCTGGGCTGCAAGGCCTTGCGTGTATTTGAACCGGGCCAGATCCAGCCGGCATTGCGCCGCGCCCAGGAAATGATCGAAGAGTTCAAGGTACCGGTGATCGTTGAGATTATTCTGGAACGGGTGACCAACATTTCCATGGGCACCGAAATCAACGCCGTCAACGAATTCGAAGACCTGGCGCTGGTGGGCAACGACGCCCCTACCGCGATTTCACTGCTCGATTGA
- a CDS encoding glycerate kinase, whose product MSVDPQHLLRELFATAIDAAHPRQVLEPYLPADRSGRVIVIGAGKAAAAMALVVENCWQGDVSGLVVTRYGHGAPCKKIEVVEAAHPVPDAAGQAVAKRVLALISNLNEDDRVIFLLSGGGSALLALPAAGITLADKQSINKALLKSGATIGEMNCVRKHLSAIKGGRLAKASWPATVYTYAISDVPGDQASVIASGPTVGDPSTSQQALAILKRYQIEVPAAVRDWLQSPESETVKPGDQCLARSHFQLIARPQQSLEAVAVKVRQAGFSPLILGDLEGEARDVAKVHAGIARQIVQHAQPLAAPCVILSGGETTVTVRGNGRGGRNAEFLLSLTDSLKGLPGVYALAGDTDGIDGSEDNAGAIMTPTSYARAEALGLSASDELDNNNGYGYFAALDGLIITEPTRTNVNDFRAILVLESNEHDA is encoded by the coding sequence ATGTCGGTCGATCCGCAACACTTGCTCCGTGAGCTGTTTGCCACAGCCATCGACGCCGCCCATCCCCGGCAAGTCCTTGAGCCCTATCTGCCCGCCGACCGTAGCGGTCGTGTGATCGTGATTGGCGCGGGCAAAGCGGCGGCGGCGATGGCGCTGGTGGTGGAAAACTGCTGGCAAGGCGACGTCTCGGGCCTGGTCGTCACGCGATATGGCCACGGCGCGCCGTGCAAAAAAATCGAAGTGGTGGAAGCCGCGCACCCGGTACCGGATGCTGCGGGCCAGGCCGTGGCCAAGCGCGTACTGGCACTGATCAGCAACCTGAATGAAGACGATCGCGTGATCTTCCTCTTGTCCGGCGGCGGTTCGGCCCTGCTGGCGCTGCCTGCCGCGGGCATCACCCTGGCTGACAAACAAAGCATCAACAAAGCCCTGCTCAAATCCGGCGCGACCATTGGCGAGATGAATTGCGTGCGCAAGCACCTCTCGGCCATCAAGGGCGGCCGACTGGCCAAGGCCAGCTGGCCGGCGACGGTCTACACCTATGCGATTTCCGATGTACCGGGCGACCAGGCCAGCGTGATTGCCTCCGGCCCGACCGTCGGCGATCCGAGCACCTCGCAACAGGCGCTGGCAATCCTCAAGCGTTACCAGATCGAGGTCCCGGCGGCTGTACGCGATTGGTTGCAGAGTCCGGAATCCGAGACCGTCAAACCTGGCGATCAGTGCCTGGCACGCAGTCATTTCCAGTTGATCGCGCGCCCGCAGCAATCCCTCGAGGCCGTGGCGGTCAAAGTCCGCCAGGCCGGCTTCAGTCCGCTGATCCTCGGCGACCTGGAAGGCGAAGCGCGGGACGTGGCCAAGGTCCACGCCGGCATCGCCCGGCAAATCGTGCAACACGCTCAGCCACTCGCGGCGCCCTGCGTGATCCTGTCCGGCGGTGAAACCACCGTCACCGTGCGCGGCAATGGCCGCGGCGGACGTAATGCCGAATTCCTCCTGAGCCTGACTGACAGCCTCAAAGGCCTGCCCGGTGTCTACGCCCTGGCCGGTGACACCGACGGCATCGACGGCTCCGAAGACAACGCAGGCGCAATCATGACGCCGACCAGCTACGCCCGCGCCGAAGCCTTGGGCCTGTCGGCCAGCGATGAGTTGGACAACAACAATGGCTACGGCTACTTCGCGGCCCTCGACGGGTTGATCATCACCGAGCCGACCCGCACCAACGTCAACGACTTCCGCGCCATCCTGGTGCTCGAGAGCAATGAACATGACGCCTGA
- a CDS encoding urea transporter has protein sequence MPNPSCPDWAEAVLNGFSQIFLQRHPVCGLLCLLAILLCAPQLLGGALLGGIAGLITAQRRDYPKAERQAGLYSYNGVLLGLLISQHCAWSALLPPLILACGGLSAILTRQWLKRANNPTNLPAYTAPFVGLGWLLLGASPASAPTAITVDAGSLLGAPLTGLGQIILLDQPLAGLLIALGLLLANRRAAFWALIGASVGVLFALQSDAPAALLGLHSYNPALAAVALSQLRRQPWPPLCGIFLAILLTPGFAALHLAALTAPFILACWLARATVRMMPSANMDSPFESP, from the coding sequence ATGCCCAATCCATCCTGCCCCGACTGGGCCGAAGCCGTGCTCAACGGTTTCAGCCAGATCTTCCTGCAACGTCACCCTGTGTGTGGCTTGCTTTGTCTGCTGGCGATATTGCTCTGCGCTCCGCAGTTGCTCGGCGGTGCGCTCCTGGGCGGGATCGCCGGCTTGATCACGGCCCAACGCCGGGACTATCCCAAGGCCGAGCGCCAGGCCGGACTCTATAGCTATAACGGCGTACTGCTCGGCTTGTTGATCAGCCAACACTGCGCATGGTCGGCGCTGTTACCACCGTTGATCCTGGCGTGCGGCGGGTTGAGCGCGATCCTCACACGGCAATGGCTCAAACGTGCGAATAATCCGACTAACCTGCCCGCCTACACCGCGCCCTTTGTCGGGTTGGGCTGGCTGCTGCTCGGTGCCAGCCCGGCGTCGGCGCCAACGGCGATAACCGTCGATGCCGGGTCATTGCTTGGCGCGCCATTGACCGGTCTCGGCCAGATCATTCTGTTGGATCAGCCGCTGGCCGGCCTGCTGATCGCCCTTGGTCTGCTGCTGGCCAACCGTCGCGCGGCGTTCTGGGCGCTGATCGGCGCCAGCGTCGGCGTGCTGTTTGCCTTGCAGTCGGACGCACCCGCCGCCCTGCTTGGCCTGCACAGCTATAATCCGGCGCTCGCGGCAGTGGCGCTCAGCCAACTGCGGCGGCAACCCTGGCCGCCGCTCTGCGGCATCTTCCTGGCAATCCTGCTGACGCCAGGCTTCGCCGCCTTGCACCTGGCGGCCCTCACCGCGCCGTTTATCCTCGCCTGTTGGCTGGCGCGCGCGACGGTGCGCATGATGCCCAGCGCCAACATGGACAGCCCGTTCGAATCCCCCTAG
- a CDS encoding DUF808 domain-containing protein encodes MAGSSLLLLIDDIAAVLDDVALMTKVAAKKTAGVLGDDLALNAQQVSGVRAEREIPVVWAVAKGSFVNKLILVPAALLISAFAPWAVTPLLMLGGAYLCFEGFEKLAHKFLHSKAEKQAEHAQLVEAVADPATDLVAFEKGKIKGAIRTDFILSAEIIAITLGTVADAPLMQQVIVLSGIAIVMTVGVYGLVAGIVKLDDLGLWLTQKPGQIARSIGAGILRTAPYMMKSLSVIGTAAMFMVGGGILTHGIPVVHHWIETVSQSIGGISWLMPTLLNAVAGIIAGALVLAVVSVLGKTWKALKT; translated from the coding sequence ATGGCAGGAAGCAGCTTGTTGTTATTGATCGATGACATCGCCGCCGTGCTCGACGACGTGGCGTTGATGACAAAAGTGGCCGCCAAGAAAACCGCCGGCGTGCTTGGAGACGATTTGGCGCTCAACGCCCAGCAAGTCTCGGGTGTACGTGCCGAACGGGAAATTCCGGTGGTATGGGCGGTGGCCAAGGGCTCGTTCGTCAATAAGCTGATCCTGGTACCGGCCGCGCTGCTGATCAGCGCCTTTGCGCCGTGGGCAGTGACGCCGCTGTTGATGCTGGGCGGTGCTTATCTGTGTTTCGAAGGATTTGAAAAGCTCGCCCACAAATTCCTGCACAGCAAGGCTGAAAAACAGGCCGAACATGCCCAACTGGTCGAGGCGGTGGCTGATCCCGCGACGGACTTGGTGGCGTTCGAGAAAGGCAAGATCAAGGGCGCCATCCGTACTGACTTCATCCTTTCGGCGGAAATCATCGCCATCACCCTGGGCACGGTGGCCGATGCGCCGCTGATGCAACAAGTGATCGTGCTGTCGGGCATTGCCATTGTGATGACGGTGGGGGTTTATGGCCTGGTGGCGGGTATCGTCAAGCTGGATGACCTGGGCCTGTGGCTCACCCAAAAGCCGGGCCAGATAGCGCGCAGCATCGGTGCCGGGATTCTGCGGACTGCGCCGTACATGATGAAAAGCCTGTCAGTGATTGGCACGGCGGCGATGTTCATGGTTGGCGGCGGAATTCTCACCCATGGTATCCCGGTGGTGCATCACTGGATCGAGACGGTCAGCCAGAGCATTGGTGGAATCAGCTGGCTGATGCCGACATTGTTGAATGCGGTGGCCGGAATTATTGCCGGGGCGTTGGTATTGGCGGTGGTCAGTGTGCTCGGTAAAACCTGGAAAGCCCTCAAGACTTGA
- a CDS encoding TetR/AcrR family transcriptional regulator, with the protein MSTIRERNKELILRAASEEFADKGFAATKTSDIAAKAGLPKPNVYYYFKSKENLYREVLESIIEPILAASTPFNPDGDPKEVLSGYIRSKICISRDLPFASKVFASEIMHGAPHLSAEQVEQLNAQAKHNIDCIQSWVDRGLIAAINPNHLMFSIWAATQTYADFDWQISAVTGKTKLDEADYEAAAQTIIRLVLKGCERDL; encoded by the coding sequence ATGAGCACCATTCGCGAGCGCAACAAAGAACTGATCCTGCGAGCTGCCAGCGAGGAGTTTGCCGACAAGGGCTTCGCCGCGACCAAAACCAGCGACATCGCCGCCAAGGCCGGGCTGCCCAAACCCAACGTTTATTACTACTTCAAGTCCAAGGAAAACCTCTACCGCGAGGTGCTCGAAAGCATCATCGAGCCGATCCTGGCCGCTTCCACGCCTTTCAACCCGGATGGCGACCCCAAGGAAGTGTTGAGCGGCTACATCCGCTCGAAAATCTGCATCTCCCGCGACCTGCCCTTTGCCTCGAAAGTGTTCGCCAGCGAAATCATGCACGGCGCGCCACACCTGAGCGCCGAGCAGGTCGAGCAACTTAACGCGCAGGCCAAGCACAACATAGATTGCATCCAGAGCTGGGTGGATCGTGGGCTGATTGCCGCGATTAATCCCAACCACCTGATGTTCAGCATCTGGGCCGCAACCCAGACGTATGCCGATTTCGACTGGCAGATCTCGGCGGTGACCGGCAAGACCAAACTGGATGAGGCGGATTACGAAGCGGCGGCACAAACGATTATCCGGTTGGTGTTGAAGGGGTGCGAGCGGGATCTTTGA
- the hyi gene encoding hydroxypyruvate isomerase — translation MPRFAANLSMLFTEQDFLARFKAAADAGFSGVEYLFPYEFSSAEIKAQLDAHGLTQVLFNLPAGDWAKGERGLACHPDRVEEFRAGVNLAIAYAQVLGNTQINCLAGIRPQGVDEAVVEKTFVDNLKYAADKLQAVGIKLVMEAINTRDIPGFYLNHTAQALAIREQVGSANLFLQYDIYHMQIMEGDLARTMAAHLPQINHIQLADNPGRNEPGTGEINYRFLFEHLDRMGYQGWVGCEYKPLTTTEAGLGWLKTHNAI, via the coding sequence ATGCCGCGTTTTGCCGCCAACCTGTCCATGCTGTTCACCGAACAGGATTTCCTTGCTCGCTTCAAAGCTGCAGCCGACGCTGGTTTCAGCGGCGTGGAATATCTGTTCCCGTATGAGTTCAGCTCTGCCGAAATCAAGGCACAACTGGACGCCCACGGCCTGACTCAAGTGCTGTTCAACCTGCCGGCCGGCGATTGGGCCAAGGGTGAACGAGGCCTGGCCTGCCACCCGGATCGGGTCGAGGAGTTCCGCGCCGGGGTCAACCTGGCGATCGCCTATGCCCAAGTGCTGGGCAATACTCAAATCAACTGCCTGGCGGGCATCCGTCCACAAGGCGTCGATGAGGCGGTCGTGGAGAAGACTTTCGTCGACAACCTCAAATATGCCGCCGACAAACTGCAAGCGGTGGGCATCAAGTTGGTGATGGAAGCCATCAACACGCGCGACATCCCGGGCTTCTACCTCAACCACACCGCCCAGGCCTTGGCGATTCGCGAGCAAGTGGGCAGCGCCAACCTGTTCCTGCAATACGACATCTATCACATGCAAATCATGGAAGGCGATCTGGCCCGGACCATGGCCGCGCACCTGCCGCAGATCAACCACATCCAATTGGCGGACAACCCAGGGCGTAACGAACCGGGAACAGGCGAGATCAACTACCGCTTCCTGTTCGAACACCTGGACCGCATGGGTTATCAGGGGTGGGTTGGCTGTGAGTACAAGCCGCTGACCACCACTGAAGCCGGCCTTGGCTGGCTCAAGACCCACAACGCGATCTAA
- a CDS encoding GlcG/HbpS family heme-binding protein yields the protein MSALTLNVAVNLASQAIAAGRTLSTAPLTIAVLDSGGHLITLQREDGASLLRPQIAIGKAWGAIALGKGSRLLALDAQQRPAFIAALNSLGQGSVVPAPGGVLIRDQAGRVMGAIGISGDTSDIDEQCAISAIESLGLLADAGVPA from the coding sequence ATGAGCGCTCTAACCTTGAACGTCGCAGTCAACTTGGCCAGCCAGGCGATCGCTGCAGGTCGCACCCTCTCGACCGCACCACTGACTATTGCGGTACTCGACAGCGGTGGACACCTGATTACCTTGCAACGTGAAGACGGTGCCAGCCTGCTGCGCCCGCAAATTGCCATCGGCAAGGCGTGGGGTGCGATTGCCTTGGGCAAGGGCTCACGCCTATTGGCGTTGGATGCGCAGCAGCGGCCGGCATTTATTGCGGCGTTGAACAGCCTGGGGCAGGGCAGTGTGGTGCCGGCGCCGGGTGGCGTGCTGATTCGGGATCAGGCCGGGCGCGTGATGGGGGCGATCGGGATCAGCGGCGATACGTCGGATATTGATGAGCAGTGCGCGATCAGTGCGATCGAAAGCCTGGGATTGCTGGCGGATGCAGGAGTGCCTGCTTGA